In Musa acuminata AAA Group cultivar baxijiao chromosome BXJ2-8, Cavendish_Baxijiao_AAA, whole genome shotgun sequence, one genomic interval encodes:
- the LOC103994380 gene encoding uncharacterized protein LOC103994380 isoform X1, whose protein sequence is MGRLLQSALCLRSASTKRSPDSPSLVSSSPLEQRHKDEPCDLLRDLGRCQSLYDHGMLGQPKSTTGGYYASGPVLTRHRLQAAYFYHLKRQQMMKQQLCAAWERQSKPGWPLDLSSSAWPPSLPASGMHAVFLNNSRARKESAGTGVFLPRTADNMLERRKRAACSTVLVPDRVVQALNLRLDEFAAQQRFPGGFVLSREALIGRSGVVQAQSHQRKKHHLTPPSGLPQQPAHEMGLPQQWTY, encoded by the exons ATGGGGCGCTTGCTGCAGTCCGCGCTCTGCCTGCGGTCCGCGTCGACCAAGAGGAGCCCCGATAGCCCCTCGTTGGTCTCGTCGTCTCCGCTGGAGCAGCGGCACAAGGACGAGCCCTGCGACCTGCTCCGCGATCTCGGTCGCTGCCAGAGCCTTTACGACCACGGGATGCTTGGCCAGCCGAAGAGCACCACCGGAGGATACTACGCCTCAGGCCCGGTTCTCACCCGTCATCGACTACAAGCAGCTTAT TTCTATCACCTGAAGCGGCAGCAAATGATGAAACAGCAGCTCTGCGCGGCCTGGGAAAGGCAGAGCAAACCCGGGTGGCCACTGGACCTATCTTCCTCCGCGTGGCCGCCTTCGCTGCCGGCCTCTGGGATGCATGCCGTCTTCCTCAACAACTCCAGGGCCCGGAAAGAGTCCGCCGGCACCGGCGTCTTCCTGCCCCGGACTGCCGACAACATGCTCGAGCGACGGAAAAGGGCCG CCTGTTCGACCGTTCTGGTTCCTGATCGAGTGGTGCAAGCATTGAACCTGAGGCTGGATGAGTTCGCAGCGCAGCAACGCTTCCCCGGTGGCTTCGTTCTGAGTCGTG AGGCTCTCATCGGTCGAAGTGGGGTGGTGCAGGCACAGTCACATCAGAGAAAGAAACATCACCTCACCCCGCCCAGCGGACTCCCGCAGCAGCCAGCACATGAGATGGGGCTCCCCCAGCAGTGGACATACTGA
- the LOC103994380 gene encoding uncharacterized protein LOC103994380 isoform X2 has translation MGRLLQSALCLRSASTKRSPDSPSLVSSSPLEQRHKDEPCDLLRDLGRCQSLYDHGMLGQPKSTTGGYYASGPVLTRHRLQAAYFYHLKRQQMMKQQLCAAWERQSKPGWPLDLSSSAWPPSLPASGMHAVFLNNSRARKESAGTGVFLPRTADNMLERRKRAACSTVLVPDRVVQALNLRLDEFAAQQRFPGGFVLSRGTVTSEKETSPHPAQRTPAAAST, from the exons ATGGGGCGCTTGCTGCAGTCCGCGCTCTGCCTGCGGTCCGCGTCGACCAAGAGGAGCCCCGATAGCCCCTCGTTGGTCTCGTCGTCTCCGCTGGAGCAGCGGCACAAGGACGAGCCCTGCGACCTGCTCCGCGATCTCGGTCGCTGCCAGAGCCTTTACGACCACGGGATGCTTGGCCAGCCGAAGAGCACCACCGGAGGATACTACGCCTCAGGCCCGGTTCTCACCCGTCATCGACTACAAGCAGCTTAT TTCTATCACCTGAAGCGGCAGCAAATGATGAAACAGCAGCTCTGCGCGGCCTGGGAAAGGCAGAGCAAACCCGGGTGGCCACTGGACCTATCTTCCTCCGCGTGGCCGCCTTCGCTGCCGGCCTCTGGGATGCATGCCGTCTTCCTCAACAACTCCAGGGCCCGGAAAGAGTCCGCCGGCACCGGCGTCTTCCTGCCCCGGACTGCCGACAACATGCTCGAGCGACGGAAAAGGGCCG CCTGTTCGACCGTTCTGGTTCCTGATCGAGTGGTGCAAGCATTGAACCTGAGGCTGGATGAGTTCGCAGCGCAGCAACGCTTCCCCGGTGGCTTCGTTCTGAGTCGTG GCACAGTCACATCAGAGAAAGAAACATCACCTCACCCCGCCCAGCGGACTCCCGCAGCAGCCAGCACATGA